Proteins co-encoded in one Salvia splendens isolate huo1 chromosome 4, SspV2, whole genome shotgun sequence genomic window:
- the LOC121798110 gene encoding transcription factor MYB124-like isoform X1 → MKKKVNSGSDANNGDASKQKERHIVSWSQEEDDILREQIRLHGTENWAIIASKFKDKTTRQCRRRWFTYLNSDFKKGGWSPEEDVLLCEAQKIFGNRWTEIAKVVSGRTDNAVKNRFTTLCKKRAKHEALAKENSTSSYINLNNKRVIFPNGLNAGGSESAAPLKKMRAYVLNTAEIHGENLSGECGNADHLLRPPFSVLAQNVDSSGINKSQGTFLKKDDPKVLALMQQAELLSSLAIKVNSEKTDQSLESAWMALQDFLKQNKESDLFTLTNPDVDLQLEKFKDFVEDLTNDDEGSRPSWREPDLYESSTASSEYSAGSTLLPIIQGDKADGSQAETCLLHQENGHQMQPDQLDHQQCLAEGSQICQTASTDEVNMLTCNNTNNNDEAVCEYSSTEFGSPLHVTPLFGALAATIPSPKFSESEKHFLMKALGMESTSPSHVANASQPPPCKRSLLHCL, encoded by the exons AGAAGAAGGTAAATAGTGGTAGTGATGCAAATAATGGTGATGCATCAAAGCAGAAAGAGAGGCATATTGTATCATGGTCTCAAGAG gAGGATGATATTTTGAGGGAGCAAATCCGGCTACATGGGACTGAAAA TTGGGCTATTATTGCATCGAAATTCAAGGATAAAACAACTAGGCAATGTCGCCGGAG ATGGTTCACTTATTTGAATTCTGATTTCAAGAAAGGAGGGTGGTCGCCTGAGGAAGATGTGCTCTTGTGTGAG GCGCAGAAGATATTTGGAAATAGATGGACTGAGATTGCAAAGGTAGTCTCCGGCAG AACTGATAATGCTGTGAAGAATCGGTTCACCACACTGTGCAAGAAGAGGGCAAAGCACGAAGCTCTAGCAAAAGAAAACAGCACTTCTAGTTATATAAACTTGAACAACAAAAGGGTTATCTTTCCTAATGGGCTGAATGCAGGAGGATCTGAGAGTGCTGCACCTCTTAAGAAGATGAG GGCCTATGTCCTAAATACAGCAGAAATCCATGGAGAAAACTTATCCGGTGAATGTGGTAATGCCGATCATCTACTTAGGCCCCCATTTTCTGTACTAGCTCAAAATGTCGATAGTT CTGGAATTAACAAAAGTCAAGGTACGTTTCTGAAGAAGGATGATCCAAAGGTGCTTGCGCTAATGCAACAAGCAGAACTGCTCAGTTCTCTAGCAATTAAAGTTAACTCAGAGAAGACAGATCAGAGTCTTGAAAGTGCTTGGATG GCTCTTCAAGACTTTttgaaacaaaacaaagaaagtgATCTGTTCACATTAACAAATCCTGATGTTGATCTTCAACTTGAGAAGTTCAAAGACTTTGTGGAGGATTTGACGAATGACGATGAAGGCAGTAGACCATCTTGGAG GGAACCTGATTTATATGAGTCATCCACAGCCAGCTCTGAGTACAGTGCAGGATCAACTCTGCTGCCAATCATCCAAGGGGATAAAGCGGATGGAAGTCAAGCTGAAACCTGCTTGCTGCACCAGGAAAATGGACATCAAATGCAGCCGGATCAATTAGATCATCAGCAGTGCCTTGCTGAAGGCAGTCAAATATGCCAAACTGCAAGCACAGATGAAG TGAACATGTTGACTTGTAACAACACAAACAATAATGATGAAGCAGTATGTGAGTACTCTAGCACAGAGTTTGGTTCCCCTCTTCATGTGACTCCCTTGTTTGGAGCATTGGCAGCCACAATTCCCAGCCCAAAATTTTCAGAAAGT GAAAAGCACTTCCTAATGAAGGCATTAGGAATGGAGTCTACTTCTCCTAGTCATGTCGCCAATGCTTCCCAACCTCCGCCGTGCAAGAGGTCTCTTCTACATTGTCTATGA
- the LOC121798110 gene encoding transcription factor MYB88-like isoform X2: MKKKVNSGSDANNGDASKQKERHIVSWSQEEDDILREQIRLHGTENWAIIASKFKDKTTRQCRRRWFTYLNSDFKKGGWSPEEDVLLCEAQKIFGNRWTEIAKVVSGRTDNAVKNRFTTLCKKRAKHEALAKENSTSSYINLNNKRVIFPNGLNAGGSESAAPLKKMRAYVLNTAEIHGENLSGECAGINKSQGTFLKKDDPKVLALMQQAELLSSLAIKVNSEKTDQSLESAWMALQDFLKQNKESDLFTLTNPDVDLQLEKFKDFVEDLTNDDEGSRPSWREPDLYESSTASSEYSAGSTLLPIIQGDKADGSQAETCLLHQENGHQMQPDQLDHQQCLAEGSQICQTASTDEVNMLTCNNTNNNDEAVCEYSSTEFGSPLHVTPLFGALAATIPSPKFSESEKHFLMKALGMESTSPSHVANASQPPPCKRSLLHCL, from the exons AGAAGAAGGTAAATAGTGGTAGTGATGCAAATAATGGTGATGCATCAAAGCAGAAAGAGAGGCATATTGTATCATGGTCTCAAGAG gAGGATGATATTTTGAGGGAGCAAATCCGGCTACATGGGACTGAAAA TTGGGCTATTATTGCATCGAAATTCAAGGATAAAACAACTAGGCAATGTCGCCGGAG ATGGTTCACTTATTTGAATTCTGATTTCAAGAAAGGAGGGTGGTCGCCTGAGGAAGATGTGCTCTTGTGTGAG GCGCAGAAGATATTTGGAAATAGATGGACTGAGATTGCAAAGGTAGTCTCCGGCAG AACTGATAATGCTGTGAAGAATCGGTTCACCACACTGTGCAAGAAGAGGGCAAAGCACGAAGCTCTAGCAAAAGAAAACAGCACTTCTAGTTATATAAACTTGAACAACAAAAGGGTTATCTTTCCTAATGGGCTGAATGCAGGAGGATCTGAGAGTGCTGCACCTCTTAAGAAGATGAG GGCCTATGTCCTAAATACAGCAGAAATCCATGGAGAAAACTTATCCGGTGAATGTG CTGGAATTAACAAAAGTCAAGGTACGTTTCTGAAGAAGGATGATCCAAAGGTGCTTGCGCTAATGCAACAAGCAGAACTGCTCAGTTCTCTAGCAATTAAAGTTAACTCAGAGAAGACAGATCAGAGTCTTGAAAGTGCTTGGATG GCTCTTCAAGACTTTttgaaacaaaacaaagaaagtgATCTGTTCACATTAACAAATCCTGATGTTGATCTTCAACTTGAGAAGTTCAAAGACTTTGTGGAGGATTTGACGAATGACGATGAAGGCAGTAGACCATCTTGGAG GGAACCTGATTTATATGAGTCATCCACAGCCAGCTCTGAGTACAGTGCAGGATCAACTCTGCTGCCAATCATCCAAGGGGATAAAGCGGATGGAAGTCAAGCTGAAACCTGCTTGCTGCACCAGGAAAATGGACATCAAATGCAGCCGGATCAATTAGATCATCAGCAGTGCCTTGCTGAAGGCAGTCAAATATGCCAAACTGCAAGCACAGATGAAG TGAACATGTTGACTTGTAACAACACAAACAATAATGATGAAGCAGTATGTGAGTACTCTAGCACAGAGTTTGGTTCCCCTCTTCATGTGACTCCCTTGTTTGGAGCATTGGCAGCCACAATTCCCAGCCCAAAATTTTCAGAAAGT GAAAAGCACTTCCTAATGAAGGCATTAGGAATGGAGTCTACTTCTCCTAGTCATGTCGCCAATGCTTCCCAACCTCCGCCGTGCAAGAGGTCTCTTCTACATTGTCTATGA